The DNA sequence GATCGGTGTGGTGACGTACCGCAGCGAGTGGGCGGGCAACCTCGCCACGACCGCGACCTCCACGATCCTGACCATCCCGTCGCTCGCCATGATCGGTCTGCTGATCCCGGTCGTGGGCCTCGGCGTCGCGCCGACGGTGACGGCCCTGACGCTGTACGGCCTGCTGCCGATCGTGCGCAACTCCATCGTGGGCCTGCGCGGCGTCGACCCCACCCTGGTGGACGCGGCCAAGGGCATCGGGATGTCCCGTCTGCACCGGCTCGTGCGCGTCGAGCTGCCGCTGGCGTGGCCGCCGATCCTGACCGGCATCCGGGTCTCCACGCAGATGCTGATGGGCATCGCCGCGATCGCCGCCTACGCCTCGGGGCCCGGGCTCGGCAACGAGATCTTCCGCGGCATCGCCTCGCTCGGCAGCAAGAACGCGCTCAACCAAGTACTCGCGGGCACGCTCGGGATCATCGTCCTGGCGCTGCTCTTCGACGCCGCGTACGTCCTGATCGGCCGTCTGACGATTCCGAGGGGGATCCGTGTCTGAGACTCCGGAGAGGCCCACCCCGTCGCCCGCGCCCGGCGCGCCGGGCGCGACCGCCGACCAGGCGGGCTCCACCGCGACCACGCCCGCCCCCACGGGCGGCTCCTCCGCCACCACCGGCGCGACGATCGACCTTGAGAGCCTCACCAAGCGCTACCCGGGCAGCGCCGAACCGGCCGTGGACAGCGTGAACATGGAGATCAAGGCGGGTGAGATCGTCATCTTCGTGGGCCCGTCCGGCTGCGGGAAGTCGACGACCCTGAAGATGATCAACCGGCTCATCGAGCCGACCAGCGGCCGCATCCGCATCAACGGCGAGGACGTCACCGACATCGACCCGGTGAAGCTGCGCCGCAAGGTGGGCTACGCCATCCAGTCCTCGGGCCTCTTCCCGCACATGACGGTCGCCCAGAACATCGCGCTCGTACCGAAGATGGTGGGCTGGGGGAAGGCGCGGATCAAGTCCCGGGTCGAGGAGATGCTGGACCTGGTCGGGCTCGACCCGGCCGAGTTCCACGGCCGCTATCCGCGTCAGCTCTCCGGCGGCCAGCAGCAACGCGTGGGCGTGGCGCGGGCGTTGGCGGCCGATCCGCCCGTGCTCCTGATGGACGAGCCGTTCGGCGCGGTCGACCCGATCACCCGCGACCACCTCCAGGACGAGCTGATCCGGCTCCAGCACGAGCTGCACAAGACCATCGTCTTCGTCACGCACGACTTCGACGAGGCCATCAAGCTGGGCGACCGCATCGCGGTGCTCCGCGAGCGCTCGCACATCGCGCAGTTCGACACGCCCGAGGCGATCCTCACCAACCCGGCCGACGACTTCGTGTCCGGCTTCGTCGGCGCGGGCGCGGCCCTGAAGCGGCTGAACCTGACGCGCGTACGCGACGTGGAGATGGCCGACGTGCCGACGGTGACGGTCGACGACCCGCTCCAGCTCATCTTCGACAAGCTGCGCGCGAGCGGCACCAACGAACTGCTCCTGCTCGACAAGCGCGGCCGCCCCTACAAGTGGCTCAGGCGCGGCGACCTGATGCGCGCCAGGGGCTCCCTGGCCCGCGCGGGCACCCTCGTGCACGACACGGTGACCCGTGACGCCACGCTCCGCGACGCCCTGGAGGCGGTGCTCACCGACAACGCGGGCCGGGTCGCCGTGACCGGGCGGCGCGGCGAGTACACGGGCGTCGTCGACATGGAGACGCTGATGAACTCCGTGCACGAGATGCTGGAGGCCGACCGCCTCGACGCCATGGAGCACC is a window from the Streptomyces spectabilis genome containing:
- a CDS encoding ABC transporter permease, producing MNFWDYLGNRHQQLLTDAYQHASAVFQCMVVATVIGVLIGVVTYRSEWAGNLATTATSTILTIPSLAMIGLLIPVVGLGVAPTVTALTLYGLLPIVRNSIVGLRGVDPTLVDAAKGIGMSRLHRLVRVELPLAWPPILTGIRVSTQMLMGIAAIAAYASGPGLGNEIFRGIASLGSKNALNQVLAGTLGIIVLALLFDAAYVLIGRLTIPRGIRV
- a CDS encoding betaine/proline/choline family ABC transporter ATP-binding protein (Members of the family are the ATP-binding subunit of ABC transporters for substrates such as betaine, L-proline or other amino acids, choline, carnitine, etc. The substrate specificity is best determined from the substrate-binding subunit, rather than this subunit, as it interacts with the permease subunit and not with substrate directly.) yields the protein MSETPERPTPSPAPGAPGATADQAGSTATTPAPTGGSSATTGATIDLESLTKRYPGSAEPAVDSVNMEIKAGEIVIFVGPSGCGKSTTLKMINRLIEPTSGRIRINGEDVTDIDPVKLRRKVGYAIQSSGLFPHMTVAQNIALVPKMVGWGKARIKSRVEEMLDLVGLDPAEFHGRYPRQLSGGQQQRVGVARALAADPPVLLMDEPFGAVDPITRDHLQDELIRLQHELHKTIVFVTHDFDEAIKLGDRIAVLRERSHIAQFDTPEAILTNPADDFVSGFVGAGAALKRLNLTRVRDVEMADVPTVTVDDPLQLIFDKLRASGTNELLLLDKRGRPYKWLRRGDLMRARGSLARAGTLVHDTVTRDATLRDALEAVLTDNAGRVAVTGRRGEYTGVVDMETLMNSVHEMLEADRLDAMEHQHELEDRRAELTHKEQEGDGGGEAKA